The sequence GGCCCGCCGGAGGGGCGGTGCCGCGGGGTGGGCCGTGGTTACGGGGCCTGTCGCAGGTGCTCGCGCCGCTGCTCGCGCCGCGAGGCAATCTCCTTGTCGAAGATGGCGGTGAGGCCGGCAAGCCGGGCGACATGCTCGCGCGCGAAGGGGATGAGCATGCGGCTGACCTCCGGCCCTCCGAAGCGGAAGCGGCTCTCCGCGTCGGGGCCCGGGTGCAGCGGCTGGATGGCGGCGAGCACGTCCTTCCGCGCCTCCGGGACGCAGAGGATGTTCACGGAGAACCAGTCCGGGAAGATGTTGCCCGCCTGGCCCAGGAAGTTGTCCGGGTTGTAGAGCGCCGGCAGGTGCCAGTGGATGCGGTAACCGGCCTCCTGCACGTGGGCGATGAGCGCTTCGGCCTGATGGGCGTTGTGGTTCTCCAGGTAGAGCAGCGGCTGGCAGCGGGCGAGCGTCTCCTTCGCGCCCCGCAGTGCCTGGACCTCCCAGCCCTCCACGTCCAGCTTGAGCAGCGCGCACGAGGCCAGCTCCAGGCTGTCCACGGTGCGCACCGGCACGGGCTCGCCCTCCTCGGCGCCGTCGAGCGACACCGCGCCGAAGTTGTCCGGCCGCGAGTAGTCCAGCGGCGGCAGGCGCGTCTGGCCCTCGGCCTCACCGGCGCCGGCCTGGAGCGCCCAGACGTTGGTGAGGCTGTTGAGCGCCGCGTTCGCGCAGAGCGTCTGGAAGACGACGCGCTGGGGCTCGAAGGCAATGACGCGGCCGGTGGGGCCCACCTGTCGCGCGAAGTACAGCGTGTGCGCGCCGATGTTCGCGCCCAGGTCCACGACGGTGTCGCCCGGCTTCAGGAAGCGCCCGAGCATCTCCATCTCCAGCTCGGAGTACTCGCCGTATTCGCGCAG comes from Pyxidicoccus parkwaysis and encodes:
- a CDS encoding FkbM family methyltransferase, whose amino-acid sequence is MHSSAFNQLLRCRHGEMLFNQNDEVIGRSLREYGEYSELEMEMLGRFLKPGDTVVDLGANIGAHTLYFARQVGPTGRVIAFEPQRVVFQTLCANAALNSLTNVWALQAGAGEAEGQTRLPPLDYSRPDNFGAVSLDGAEEGEPVPVRTVDSLELASCALLKLDVEGWEVQALRGAKETLARCQPLLYLENHNAHQAEALIAHVQEAGYRIHWHLPALYNPDNFLGQAGNIFPDWFSVNILCVPEARKDVLAAIQPLHPGPDAESRFRFGGPEVSRMLIPFAREHVARLAGLTAIFDKEIASRREQRREHLRQAP